In the genome of Candidatus Eremiobacterota bacterium, one region contains:
- the xseA gene encoding exodeoxyribonuclease VII large subunit: MTSAERAAVRVVGVSRLANYVAGLFAREKAFARLGVRGEVSNYREQGNGNLYFSLKDRDALLECVAFSEAAATFPPFANGDEVVAYGAVQTYAKASRYQLRVFDVAPEGGTGALHRRYEALKARLEGEGLFAAERKRPLPRYPFRVALVTSEAADGARDFITQARARAPHVTVVVIPTAVQGERAAPEIVRAIARANAQEFDLLVVARGGGSFEDLFAFSDERVVRALAGSRIPTVSAIGHEADVPLTDFAADFRAPTPSAAAQTVLPRRDELLAQVAERSRALQRDADRALAVRRQHADVAARHLASAARERLRRYGDRLYALERRLAGAAPAARLAQRRERFEHLRDRLERDVRALLRRRAERAAECTGRLRLADPMQRVAREMNACSRRAERLDAAAQRFVERRRARFEKIAASLSGHNPDAILERGYAIVTAEDGRPLTDAGLVPPGSLIRARLARGSLAARVEREGTHGGRQISLF; this comes from the coding sequence GTGACGAGCGCCGAGCGCGCGGCCGTGCGCGTCGTCGGCGTCTCGCGCTTGGCGAACTACGTCGCCGGGCTGTTCGCGCGCGAGAAGGCGTTCGCGCGGCTCGGCGTGCGCGGCGAGGTCTCGAACTACCGCGAGCAGGGCAACGGCAACCTGTACTTCTCGCTCAAGGACCGCGACGCGCTGCTCGAGTGCGTCGCGTTCAGCGAGGCGGCGGCGACGTTTCCGCCGTTCGCGAACGGCGACGAGGTCGTCGCGTACGGCGCGGTGCAGACCTATGCCAAGGCGTCGCGCTATCAGCTGCGCGTGTTCGACGTCGCGCCCGAAGGCGGAACCGGCGCGCTGCACCGGCGCTACGAAGCGCTGAAGGCGCGACTCGAGGGCGAAGGGCTCTTCGCGGCCGAGCGCAAGCGCCCGCTGCCGCGCTATCCTTTCCGCGTCGCGCTCGTCACCTCGGAAGCGGCCGACGGCGCGCGCGACTTCATCACCCAGGCGCGCGCGCGCGCGCCGCACGTCACGGTCGTCGTGATCCCGACGGCGGTGCAAGGCGAGCGCGCGGCGCCCGAGATCGTCCGCGCCATCGCGCGCGCCAACGCGCAGGAGTTCGACCTGCTCGTCGTCGCGCGCGGCGGTGGCTCGTTCGAAGATCTGTTCGCGTTCAGCGACGAGCGCGTGGTGCGCGCGCTCGCCGGCTCACGGATTCCGACCGTCTCGGCGATCGGTCACGAAGCCGACGTTCCGCTGACCGATTTCGCCGCCGACTTCCGCGCGCCGACGCCGTCGGCGGCGGCGCAGACGGTGCTGCCGCGGCGCGACGAACTGCTCGCGCAGGTGGCGGAGCGCAGCCGCGCGCTGCAGCGCGACGCCGACCGCGCGTTAGCGGTGCGGCGGCAGCACGCCGACGTCGCGGCGCGGCACCTGGCGTCGGCGGCGCGCGAGCGCTTACGGCGCTACGGCGACCGGCTCTACGCGCTGGAGCGCCGGCTCGCCGGCGCGGCGCCGGCGGCGCGGCTGGCGCAGCGGCGCGAGCGCTTCGAGCACCTGCGCGACCGGCTCGAGCGCGACGTTCGGGCACTGCTTCGCCGCCGCGCCGAGCGCGCGGCCGAATGCACGGGGCGGCTGCGGCTCGCCGATCCGATGCAGCGCGTCGCGCGCGAGATGAATGCATGCTCGCGGCGCGCCGAGCGGCTCGACGCGGCGGCGCAGCGTTTCGTCGAGCGCCGCCGGGCGCGCTTCGAAAAGATCGCCGCATCGCTCTCCGGACACAATCCGGACGCGATCCTGGAGCGCGGATATGCGATCGTAACGGCGGAGGACGGGCGCCCGCTGACCGATGCGGGGCTGGTCCCGCCCGGATC